In a genomic window of Amblyomma americanum isolate KBUSLIRL-KWMA chromosome 4, ASM5285725v1, whole genome shotgun sequence:
- the LOC144127781 gene encoding uncharacterized protein LOC144127781 — MPGCCVPLCSNHSRNGWRMFSFPRDPKRRLLWTVKIKRDKWQPANSSRICNAHFEDNCYENHRADGRKLLKSNAVPTIFSFRPMVHHQRKAPKERGTPALPTTSNSTVQEQGPGVFADCDEPGGTNLSEEVVYQPSDGQTEQNEGCDAHSSSSCCAQLRKQLEDVRKNHRQLQEVHKKANLTINSLRKKVRKLKSAVEHFKKRIKFLNKDQVRALSRKSNKGSIWSPQTIKQGLQLKFSCGKSGYRTLRQLGYPLPAERTLSRRLHWLKFSPGILTDVVELLQAKAQGMEDVEKDCVLFIDEMEIARGFQLDRAEDIVYGGVTLPQKPDEPANHALVFMVGGLNQRWKQVIAYHFTGSHVDGRTLKDIVLQVVQLCADISLRVRVVTSDMGASNRAMWRELGFSSHRNSKTTCSIPHPSLNDMELFFNADAAHVLKNIKGQLITSHAFTLSEATASQCDLPSREVKLDHVHAVLEFDKERELKLAPKLSEAHVSSGHFTKMKVGLAVQFFREAPSAIRYLIKEKVLDIEAETTAWFLELVSRWYALMSSRHPSVALSLHDVAKHHRALETLNLALNTFQGMSMGSTSQWKPSQAGLLISTTVVLRLQDILLNSEGCSFLLTSRLLQDCLENLFSVVRLRKPVPDAYDMKCALKLVCISQFLHTPSTTSYSVDDSEYLVDLLSNGKRELAEAEVKEIDDSEVLFIEALTSTECSILFHIAGFLVKGILKAINNCEQCKATLLGSSDAENAYLTRLKEYLENGDNLHYPSPEVMKVLKSCEEHFKGITEWAESLLTMKSPVQAVITYLRQMVPFNVETCQVHNEIIQKLLYSTYARTRLRIHLRQLEEKKVNGHASKTCAGVSLP; from the exons ATGCCTGGCTGTTGCGTGCCACTGTGCTCAAACCACTCCAGAAATGGCTGGAGAATGTTTTCATTCCCAAGAGACCCTAAAAGAAGGCTCCTCTGGACGGTGAAGATAAAGCGGGACAAATGGCAGCCTGCAAACTCTTCGCGCATATGCAAT GCCCATTTCGAAGACAACTGCTACGAGAATCACCGCGCGGATGGAAGGAAGCTGCTAAAGTCAAACGCTGTTCCAACCATTTTTTCGTTCAGAC CTATGGTCCACCACCAAAGAAAGGCTCCTAAGGAGAGAGGCACACCCGCTCTACCAACTACATCAAACTCAACAGTGCAGGAACAAGGACCTGGCGTTTTTGCGGATTGCGATGAGCCTGGGGGAACGAACTTAAGTGAAGAGGTTGTCTATCAGCCTAGCGATGGACAAACAGAGCAAAATGAAGGCTGCGATGCACATTCATCCAGTAGTTGTTGCGCTCAACTGAGAAAACAACTGGAAGATGTGAGAAAGAACCACAGACAACTTCAAGAAGTGCATAAAAAAGCCAACTTGACTATTAACTCTCTTAGAAAGAAGGTGCGAAAGCTAAAAAGCGCCGTAGAGCActttaaaaaaaggataaaatttttaaataaagATCAAGTTCGTGCACTTTCCCGAAAAAGCAACAAGGGAAgcatctggtcgccgcagacaatTAAACAGGGGCTTCAACTGAAGTTTTCTTGTGGGAAGTCTGGTTACAGAACTCTCAGACAGCTCGGCTATCCACTTCCGGCAGAAAGAACTCTATCTCGTCGCCTCCACTGGCTCAAGTTCTCACCAGGAATTCTTACAGACGTTGTAGAACTTCTCCAAGCGAAGGCACAAGGCATGGAAGATGTAGAAAAAGACTGCGTCCTCTTTATCGATGAGATGGAGATTGCCAGAGGGTTTCAGCTTGACCGCGCTGAAGACATTGTGTATGGGGGAGTGACATTGCCACAAAAGCCAGATGAGCCTGCTAATCACGCTCTGGTGTTTATGGTTGGAGGTCTCAACCAGCGATGGAAGCAGGTGATAGCTTATCATTTCACTGGAAGCcatgtggatggccgcacgctcaAGGACATTGTTCTGCAAGTTGTCCAACTCTGCGCCGATATTTCCCTCAGAGTTCGGGTTGTAACGTCCGACATGGGCGCCTCAAATCGAGCGATGTGGCGTGAGCTGGGATTTTCTAGCCACCGAAATTCGAAGACAACCTGCTCAATACCACACCCTTCGCTCAATGATATGGAGTTGTTCTTCAACGCAGACGCTGCTCATGTTTTGAAGAATATTAAAGGTCAGTTGATAACATCTCATGCATTTACATTAAGTGAAGCAACAGCCAGCCAGTGCGATCTTCCCTCACGTGAAGTGAAACTGGATCATGTGCATGCTGTGCTGGAGTTTGACAAGGAAAGGGAGCTAAAGCTCGCACCGAAGCTCTCTGAAGCCCATGTCTCATCTGGACATTTTACGAAAATGAAAGTCGGACTTGCCGTGCAATTTTTCAGAGAAGCTCCCAGTGCAATCCGATACCTCATCAAGGAAAAAGTGCTGGACATAGAGGCAGAAACAACAGCTTGGTTTTTAGAGCTGGTATCAAGATGGTACGCATTAATGTCGTCGCGTCATCCATCTGTTGCCCTAAGTCTGCACGATGTGGCGAAGCATCATAGAGCTCTGGAAACTCTAAACCTGGCTCTAAACACCTTTCAAGGGATGAGCATGGGCAGCACGTCTCAGTGGAAGCCATCGCAGGCGGGCCTCCTGATCTCCACAACGGTCGTGCTTCGCCTGCAAGACATTCTTTTGAACTCGGAGGGCTGCAGCTTCTTGCTCACCAGCAGGCTGCTACAAGATTGCCTTGAGAATCTTTTCTCTGTGGTTCGTCTCAGGAAGCCTGTCCCAGACGCCTATGATATGAAATGCGCACTGAAACTTGTGTGCATAAGCCAATTTTTGCACACGCCGTCTACCACCAGCTACAGTGTTGACGATTCTGAGTACCTGGTTGACCTTCTGTCAAACGGGAAACGTGAACTCGCTGAAGCCGAGGTAAAGGAAATCGATGACTCGGAGGTTCTTTTCATTGAAGCGCTAACATCGACTGAATGCAGCATTCTGTTCCATATTGCCGGATTCCTCGTTAAAGGTATTCTGAAAGCCATAAATAATTGCGAGCAGTGCAAAGCTACTCTGCTCGGTTCTAGTGACGCTGAAAATGCATATCTCACAAGGCTGAAGGAGTACCTCGAAAATGGCGACAACCTGCATTACCCCAGTCCTGAAGTGATGAAAGTGCTGAAGTCGTGCGAGGAGCATTTTAAGGGCATCACAGAATGGGCGGAAAGCCTTCTAACTATGAAATCTCCAGTGCAGGCTGTGATAACATACCTAAGACAAATGGTTCCGTTTAATGTTGAAACATGCCAGGTTCACAACGAAATCATTCAGAAGTTGTTATACTCGACCTACGCTCGAACGAGGCTGCGAATTCACCTGCgacaactggaagaaaaaaaagtcaatggACATGCAAGCAAAACGTGTGCTGGCGTCAGCTTGCCGTGA